From Paenibacillus sp. V4I7, one genomic window encodes:
- a CDS encoding AAA family ATPase yields MRIVSMQVQGFGSLRERQLDTDSQLVLFYGANEAGKSTLMGFVRAVLFGFPTRQSRLERYEPLGGGAHGGALTLLDEQGQLIRVERYDAPAAGGRRASAGLVKVTLGDGTTGGEDLLNTLLGGLSADLFRSLFAFGLTELQELRTLQTDELSGYLYSAGLGVSGSAIMEAERKLTAQADGLYRPRGRNQEMNRLLKELEGLEQSLRRSRDPAADYDRLQVERRSAEERIAALEGQQESLRAELHKLGLAGKARSGWIRLRQIGQELAALPALAGFPEHASARLDALEAELERIHAERARLLLRQQSLMSQLRAIELVPDLLEHQIELNHCLEQAATYEENKRSVDQMRVEQEHQRAQVDRLLKQIDVHWEETDLASFSVTISLREQVRTYKGRFHKCQESELRVRTELESVQQQVKRVQDTVRSLESELHKSGVRTDGSASPGWGGADPSTTLHNIARDYSRWQLLVRDIAHQKERDAVENQFQLNLEDAAKAGKTASRRLRQRIVVFTSLLAVLAPLLLLWQGNWVAALCAFLFFAGAALFMLVSDREVKENRSSRAMTSSSVRDESLSEELRMLERRLQEQIQPFAQQQTGYVEAAAASAANSLSHSVSMPLEVLQPQLDAWMREAEQNKQQHNELLRKLERLQDTKEMLQSLRQQEDQRNGYLAELVLESDQFQSDWSHWLQSLGLSTQLSADALLETIQTIEQGQESLRQLHKLESKLETLVSSMDHFDQTVGSLLRLSLAVRQESVFALKRWKEQEQEQVKLLAEKKHGEQLYSETEQELQLLQTNEQRIQARLDQLLQEASACDGEVLRIHQREQEERRKLTEEQTLLESSLETLLSRSLLASYTELLETHGEEDIALQMASLQNRLSETVNETNELREVVGKLAGQIEKLEQGSEHADHLLQAEAYRATIRQQVDQYAVASFASLLMKKARDVYEHERQPGVLLRASDYFAKMTNGAFTHVKAPFGEQRLVAIRANGESLDTSQLSRGTAEQLYLSMRFSLAQEYAGKAILPLVMDDILVNFDEERMESCLRVLADLSSRHQVLLFTCHAHVRDAAARVIPGNRFIRL; encoded by the coding sequence ATGAGAATCGTATCCATGCAGGTTCAAGGTTTCGGCAGCCTGCGCGAACGGCAGCTTGACACCGATAGCCAGCTGGTGCTTTTCTATGGCGCCAACGAAGCGGGCAAGAGCACGCTCATGGGCTTCGTCCGCGCGGTGCTGTTCGGCTTTCCGACTCGTCAGAGCCGGTTGGAACGATATGAGCCGCTTGGCGGCGGCGCCCATGGTGGTGCGCTAACCCTGCTCGATGAGCAGGGTCAGCTCATTCGCGTCGAGCGTTACGACGCACCTGCCGCAGGCGGCAGACGAGCCTCTGCGGGGCTCGTCAAGGTCACCCTCGGTGATGGCACCACCGGGGGCGAAGACCTGCTGAACACGCTGCTGGGCGGCCTATCGGCCGACCTCTTCCGCAGCTTGTTCGCTTTCGGTTTAACCGAGCTGCAGGAGCTGCGCACCCTGCAGACCGACGAGCTCAGCGGCTATCTGTATAGCGCTGGGCTTGGTGTGAGCGGCTCGGCCATCATGGAGGCCGAGCGCAAGCTGACGGCGCAGGCCGACGGCCTGTACAGACCCCGCGGGCGCAATCAGGAGATGAACCGTCTCCTGAAGGAGCTTGAGGGTCTGGAGCAGTCGCTGCGCCGCAGCCGGGACCCAGCAGCCGACTACGATCGGCTGCAAGTGGAGCGCCGCTCCGCGGAGGAGCGCATTGCTGCCCTGGAGGGGCAGCAGGAGTCGCTGCGCGCGGAGCTGCACAAGCTTGGCCTGGCCGGCAAGGCGCGAAGCGGATGGATCCGCTTGCGTCAGATCGGCCAGGAGCTTGCGGCGCTGCCTGCGCTGGCGGGCTTCCCCGAGCATGCGTCGGCGAGGCTTGATGCGCTCGAGGCAGAGCTGGAGCGCATCCATGCGGAGCGCGCTCGGCTCTTGCTTAGGCAGCAGAGCCTGATGAGCCAGCTGCGCGCCATAGAGCTTGTGCCTGATCTGCTCGAGCATCAGATCGAGCTGAATCATTGTCTTGAGCAAGCAGCCACATATGAAGAAAATAAACGCAGCGTAGATCAAATGCGCGTGGAGCAGGAGCACCAACGCGCGCAGGTAGACAGGCTGCTTAAACAAATAGATGTACACTGGGAGGAGACAGATTTAGCCTCGTTCTCGGTAACAATTTCCCTGCGTGAACAGGTACGAACTTACAAGGGACGGTTTCACAAGTGCCAGGAGAGTGAACTGCGCGTCAGAACAGAGCTGGAGAGTGTGCAGCAGCAGGTCAAACGCGTCCAAGACACGGTAAGGAGCTTGGAATCCGAGTTACATAAAAGCGGGGTAAGAACAGATGGTTCAGCCTCTCCCGGTTGGGGAGGAGCAGATCCATCCACAACCTTGCATAACATAGCGAGAGACTATTCGCGCTGGCAGCTGCTTGTGAGGGATATAGCACACCAAAAAGAACGCGATGCTGTGGAGAATCAGTTCCAGCTTAATTTAGAGGACGCGGCGAAAGCTGGCAAAACGGCCTCACGGAGATTACGTCAACGCATCGTTGTATTTACCAGCTTATTGGCTGTCTTGGCACCACTATTGCTGTTATGGCAGGGCAATTGGGTGGCAGCTCTGTGTGCCTTTCTTTTTTTTGCTGGTGCTGCACTCTTTATGCTTGTTTCTGATCGTGAGGTGAAAGAGAATCGCTCTTCCCGAGCGATGACTTCATCCTCAGTCAGGGATGAAAGTCTGAGTGAGGAACTTCGCATGCTGGAGCGCCGCCTGCAAGAACAAATCCAACCTTTTGCACAGCAGCAAACAGGATATGTTGAAGCTGCGGCAGCATCAGCTGCTAATTCATTGAGCCATTCCGTATCCATGCCTCTTGAGGTACTCCAGCCTCAATTGGATGCATGGATGCGTGAAGCTGAGCAAAATAAACAACAACACAACGAGCTGCTTCGTAAACTAGAGAGGCTGCAGGATACGAAGGAGATGCTGCAATCGCTTCGGCAGCAAGAAGATCAGCGAAATGGTTACCTCGCGGAGCTTGTGTTGGAGTCTGATCAGTTCCAATCGGATTGGAGTCATTGGCTGCAATCGCTTGGACTAAGTACGCAGTTATCGGCAGATGCCCTGCTGGAAACCATCCAGACGATTGAGCAGGGGCAGGAAAGTCTTCGTCAACTTCATAAGCTGGAGTCCAAGCTAGAGACATTAGTATCAAGCATGGATCACTTCGATCAAACAGTCGGTTCACTCCTTCGGCTTTCACTAGCGGTACGTCAAGAATCCGTATTCGCTCTCAAACGCTGGAAAGAACAGGAGCAAGAACAGGTGAAGCTGCTTGCGGAGAAGAAGCATGGCGAGCAGCTTTATTCGGAAACTGAGCAAGAGCTGCAGCTTCTACAGACAAACGAGCAGCGTATACAAGCCCGGTTGGACCAACTTTTACAGGAAGCCTCTGCATGTGATGGTGAAGTACTGCGTATTCATCAGAGAGAGCAGGAAGAACGCAGGAAACTGACGGAAGAACAAACATTGCTGGAATCCTCGCTCGAAACGTTACTTAGCCGCTCATTGCTTGCCAGCTACACCGAGCTTTTGGAAACCCATGGAGAAGAGGATATCGCACTTCAAATGGCTTCCCTTCAAAACCGATTATCCGAAACCGTTAACGAAACGAATGAACTTCGAGAGGTTGTTGGTAAGCTAGCGGGACAAATTGAGAAGCTGGAGCAAGGATCGGAACATGCAGATCATCTTCTCCAAGCTGAAGCATATCGAGCTACCATTCGACAGCAAGTAGATCAATATGCCGTAGCTTCCTTCGCTTCATTGCTGATGAAGAAGGCCCGCGATGTTTACGAGCATGAACGGCAGCCTGGCGTACTTCTGCGAGCATCGGATTACTTTGCGAAGATGACGAACGGGGCCTTCACCCATGTCAAAGCGCCATTCGGAGAGCAGCGTCTAGTCGCAATACGAGCGAATGGAGAGTCGCTTGATACGAGTCAGCTTAGTAGAGGAACGGCGGAGCAGCTCTACTTATCCATGCGCTTTTCACTCGCCCAGGAGTATGCTGGCAAAGCTATTTTACCGCTGGTGATGGACGATATTCTCGTTAATTTCGATGAGGAACGGATGGAGAGCTGTTTGCGTGTTCTTGCAGATTTAAGCAGCAGGCATCAAGTGCTGCTCTTTACCTGCCACGCTCACGTGCGAGATGCGGCAGCAAGAGTTATTCCCGGAAATCGCTTTATTCGTTTGTAG
- a CDS encoding DedA family protein → MKELLYDFISHYGYIALYLLLSAGIIGVPVPDETLMAFVGSLTALGGPFDFGTTLIVIYAGTMTGMVVSYLIGHRVGKPFLYRYGKWFKLTPKRIERAEGWFKKYGLWTVFLWVFRAGGSSFHLLFVRRKRSQVL, encoded by the coding sequence GTGAAGGAATTGCTATATGATTTCATAAGTCATTATGGATATATTGCTTTATACCTTTTGCTATCTGCCGGAATCATTGGGGTACCTGTACCAGATGAAACCCTTATGGCTTTTGTAGGTTCTTTAACGGCACTTGGAGGGCCATTTGATTTTGGAACAACGTTAATTGTGATTTATGCAGGCACGATGACAGGGATGGTTGTTAGTTATTTAATCGGTCATCGTGTGGGTAAACCCTTTCTTTACCGGTATGGCAAATGGTTCAAACTAACACCGAAACGGATTGAACGGGCCGAGGGTTGGTTCAAGAAGTATGGGCTCTGGACCGTTTTTCTTTGGGTATTTCGTGCCGGGGGTTCGTCATTTCACCTGTTATTTGTCAGGCGTAAGCGGAGTCAAGTTTTATAA
- a CDS encoding xanthine phosphoribosyltransferase, which translates to MELLKQRILEVGVVVSDQVLKLDAILNHQVDPVLIMEMGKEFARLFRETKPDKVLTVESSGIPIAYTTALHLEVPMIFARRKKTLTMDQDTYSERVPSFTKGIVTDIMVSSHLLHKGERVLLIDDFIANGDAARGLIRIIEKAEAELVGVGIAVEKSFQAGGSSIRERGIRVESLARISSLANGQITFN; encoded by the coding sequence ATGGAATTGTTGAAACAGCGGATCTTAGAGGTCGGTGTAGTCGTATCGGATCAAGTGCTAAAGCTGGATGCCATACTTAATCATCAGGTTGATCCTGTACTCATCATGGAGATGGGCAAAGAATTTGCAAGATTGTTTAGAGAAACGAAGCCTGACAAGGTGCTTACCGTAGAATCGTCCGGTATTCCGATTGCCTATACGACAGCTTTACATCTTGAGGTTCCCATGATATTTGCACGGCGGAAGAAGACGTTGACCATGGATCAAGATACATATAGTGAACGTGTGCCTTCTTTTACCAAAGGGATTGTAACGGACATTATGGTATCCTCTCATTTGCTTCATAAAGGCGAGCGAGTTCTGCTGATCGATGATTTTATCGCTAACGGAGACGCAGCACGAGGATTAATTCGCATCATTGAAAAAGCGGAAGCTGAGCTTGTTGGTGTCGGTATTGCGGTAGAAAAATCATTCCAAGCTGGTGGAAGCTCGATTCGAGAGCGTGGAATTCGTGTGGAATCCCTAGCGCGTATTTCCTCACTGGCGAATGGGCAAATCACTTTTAACTGA
- a CDS encoding adenosylcobinamide amidohydrolase: MGSMEVPISGIRMELISSHQGTYLQICSENPMRTLNSSPWGGGFGTHKVMMNRQVDKLYNEADPLREMGEFIQCEGLNPQETAGMLTAAKVKDVGYSSFTWESGIDGDISEFSQKLAMEPEQEPLHVCSWVTVGLGNKARAGAELPAASLYPGTINTIVVINGCLTDAAMVNAVITATEAKAAALQALGILVEGQPATGTTTDAVLIAATCRGQTYRYAGTATALGYLIGRTVYEATMHSGQLYEKTPY; encoded by the coding sequence ATGGGATCAATGGAGGTTCCTATCTCTGGTATTCGCATGGAGTTGATAAGTTCTCACCAAGGTACGTACTTGCAAATTTGCAGCGAAAATCCAATGCGAACACTGAATTCTTCGCCTTGGGGCGGTGGATTCGGCACACATAAGGTGATGATGAATCGGCAAGTGGACAAGCTGTATAATGAGGCTGATCCGCTTCGTGAGATGGGCGAATTCATCCAATGTGAGGGTTTGAATCCCCAAGAAACAGCGGGTATGCTGACCGCGGCGAAGGTAAAGGACGTTGGCTACAGCAGCTTTACCTGGGAATCTGGCATAGACGGTGATATCAGCGAATTCAGTCAGAAACTTGCGATGGAGCCAGAGCAGGAGCCCCTCCATGTTTGCTCGTGGGTTACGGTGGGGCTAGGGAATAAGGCGAGAGCTGGAGCTGAACTTCCTGCCGCTTCCCTTTACCCTGGAACAATTAACACGATTGTCGTTATCAACGGTTGCTTAACCGACGCGGCCATGGTTAATGCGGTCATTACAGCAACTGAGGCCAAAGCTGCGGCTCTTCAAGCATTAGGTATCCTCGTTGAGGGCCAGCCAGCGACAGGAACGACAACCGATGCCGTACTTATTGCTGCAACTTGCCGCGGCCAGACCTATCGTTACGCAGGTACAGCGACTGCGCTGGGTTACTTAATCGGAAGAACGGTATACGAAGCCACCATGCATTCCGGTCAACTGTACGAAAAAACGCCCTACTGA
- a CDS encoding Bax inhibitor-1/YccA family protein has protein sequence MDRTITVTHSGSFAHVLQTFAISLLVSFLGTLIGAIVVPPSMIMLFIIAEVVMLVAAIIIRVRGKHIGYGFLYAFTAISGVTLYPIIMAYGSKLGANVVSGAFFATAAIFGGLAFYAHRSKRDFSFLGGFLFAGTIGLVLMSVVGMFVNFGSAMNLVWSMIGILIFSGWVLYDVAQYRNGVSVEEVPLAALNIYLDFINLFLYILKFLASIVGLNRD, from the coding sequence ATGGATAGAACGATTACGGTTACGCATTCTGGTAGTTTTGCTCATGTGCTTCAAACGTTTGCAATTTCCCTGTTGGTTTCCTTCCTAGGGACATTGATCGGTGCAATTGTCGTTCCGCCATCGATGATAATGCTTTTCATCATTGCTGAGGTAGTCATGCTGGTGGCAGCGATCATCATTCGGGTTCGCGGCAAGCATATCGGATACGGCTTTCTTTATGCATTTACTGCGATTTCAGGGGTTACCCTCTACCCGATCATAATGGCGTATGGCAGTAAGCTGGGGGCAAATGTTGTATCGGGCGCATTCTTCGCGACTGCAGCAATATTCGGCGGACTTGCCTTCTATGCTCATCGTTCGAAGCGCGATTTCAGCTTTCTAGGCGGCTTCTTGTTTGCAGGAACGATTGGGCTCGTGCTCATGAGTGTGGTCGGTATGTTCGTTAATTTTGGTTCGGCGATGAACCTCGTATGGTCGATGATCGGCATCTTGATTTTCAGTGGTTGGGTTCTCTATGATGTGGCTCAATACCGAAACGGTGTATCCGTAGAAGAAGTACCGCTCGCGGCATTAAATATTTATCTCGATTTCATTAATCTCTTCTTGTATATCTTGAAGTTTCTAGCCTCAATTGTTGGGTTAAACAGGGATTAA
- a CDS encoding YqzE family protein, whose amino-acid sequence MAKSDDLVKYITQQVVTYIETPREVRQQVKAISKEQRESWQTRWFGMLPLATRMLIDQAKPKKVK is encoded by the coding sequence ATGGCAAAAAGCGATGATCTGGTTAAGTACATAACACAGCAAGTCGTCACGTATATAGAAACACCAAGGGAAGTTCGACAGCAGGTTAAAGCCATTAGCAAGGAACAGCGGGAAAGCTGGCAAACACGCTGGTTCGGCATGCTGCCGCTGGCCACGCGGATGCTGATTGATCAAGCAAAACCAAAAAAGGTAAAATGA
- a CDS encoding SGNH/GDSL hydrolase family protein, with translation MKLEKNNKLVMIGDSVTDCERSRPIGEGLFGALGKGYVSIVDGLINATYPELQIRTVNVGISGHTVLDLQARWQTDVVDLKPDWLSIMIGINDVWRHFDVPHQKEKQVGIETYEKTLRELVEQTRPLVKGLVLMTPFYIEPNPQDAMRSKMDQYGAVVKQIAEETGSLFVDTQAAFEPVLQAYYPAYIAWDRVHPNNVGHTILAKAFLKAIDFAWK, from the coding sequence ATGAAACTTGAGAAAAACAATAAGCTCGTCATGATTGGTGATTCCGTTACAGATTGCGAACGATCAAGACCAATTGGCGAAGGATTATTCGGAGCCTTAGGTAAAGGCTATGTTTCTATCGTGGACGGGCTGATCAATGCCACGTATCCAGAGCTTCAAATTCGTACTGTTAATGTGGGTATCAGCGGGCATACAGTGCTTGATCTTCAAGCCAGATGGCAAACGGACGTCGTCGATTTGAAACCGGACTGGTTATCTATCATGATCGGTATTAATGACGTCTGGAGGCATTTTGACGTACCTCACCAAAAGGAAAAGCAAGTGGGCATTGAGACTTATGAAAAGACGTTAAGAGAGCTAGTCGAGCAGACGCGTCCTCTAGTAAAAGGGCTTGTATTGATGACCCCCTTTTACATAGAGCCGAATCCCCAAGATGCCATGCGTTCCAAAATGGATCAATACGGGGCAGTCGTGAAACAGATTGCCGAAGAAACGGGTTCCCTTTTCGTGGATACGCAAGCTGCTTTCGAACCTGTTCTCCAGGCGTACTACCCTGCTTACATCGCTTGGGATCGTGTACATCCGAACAACGTAGGGCATACCATTTTAGCTAAAGCTTTTCTTAAAGCTATTGATTTTGCTTGGAAGTAA